One window of Thermocoleostomius sinensis A174 genomic DNA carries:
- a CDS encoding universal stress protein codes for MSLFSTDRILVPIDFSDGAFTALSQAIDFVGDPARVYALHVLQPLEPTDPAVIWQTLDDQTRKQHVEKAFFERCSDAKYQGLHFDVAIGNPSSEIVDYAKQHNIDLIVVSPHGRTGPLGRFLLGSVAERVVRHAHCPVLVVRR; via the coding sequence ATGAGCCTATTTTCAACCGATCGCATTTTAGTGCCTATTGACTTCTCCGATGGAGCCTTTACGGCCTTGTCCCAAGCCATCGATTTTGTTGGCGACCCAGCCCGCGTGTATGCCTTGCATGTTTTGCAACCTCTAGAACCAACTGATCCGGCGGTTATCTGGCAAACGCTGGACGATCAGACCCGCAAGCAACATGTTGAGAAAGCTTTTTTTGAACGGTGTAGCGACGCTAAGTATCAAGGGCTACATTTTGATGTGGCGATCGGCAACCCCAGTTCTGAAATTGTTGACTATGCCAAACAACACAACATCGATTTGATTGTGGTATCGCCGCATGGTCGTACAGGCCCGCTGGGGCGGTTTTTGCTGGGGTCGGTAGCGGAACGGGTTGTTCGTCATGCCCACTGTCCGGTGTTGGTAGTGCGTAGGTAA
- the thrC gene encoding threonine synthase has translation MTQAIPTSTSTSTAATFTALKCKECGAEYEPKAMHVCEFCFGPLEVTYDYSALARTVTRRSIEAGPKSIWRYRSFLPVASETPIDVGTGMTPLLKANRLARRLGLKQLFIKNDAVNMPTLSFKDRVVSVALTRARELGFTTVSCASTGNLANSTAAIAAHAGLDCCVFIPSDLEAGKILGTLIYGPTVMAVQGNYDQVNRLCSEVANTHGWGFVNINLRPYYSEGSKTLGYEVIEQLGWQLPDHIVAPLASGSLFTKIYKGFQEFTQVGLVEGKSVRFSGAQADGCSPIAQAFKEGRDFINPVKPSTIAKSIAIGNPADGVYAVDIARKTNGNIESVTDQEIIDGIKLLAETEGIFTETAGGTTIAVLKKLVEAGKIDPDETTVAYITGNGLKTQEAVQGYIGEPLTIEPKLDSFERALERSRTLDRLEWQQVLV, from the coding sequence ATGACCCAGGCAATCCCAACTTCAACTTCGACCTCTACTGCCGCCACCTTCACGGCTCTTAAATGTAAAGAATGTGGGGCTGAATACGAACCCAAAGCAATGCATGTTTGCGAATTTTGCTTTGGGCCGCTGGAAGTCACCTATGATTACAGCGCTTTGGCTCGAACGGTAACTCGCCGTAGCATCGAGGCTGGGCCAAAGTCTATCTGGCGCTACCGTTCTTTTCTGCCAGTTGCCAGTGAAACACCGATTGATGTCGGGACGGGCATGACACCCCTCTTGAAGGCTAACCGCTTGGCACGTCGCCTGGGTCTCAAGCAGTTGTTCATCAAGAATGATGCCGTTAACATGCCCACTCTCAGCTTCAAAGATCGGGTGGTATCAGTAGCCCTCACCCGTGCGCGTGAACTGGGCTTCACCACAGTGTCTTGCGCTAGTACTGGAAATTTGGCAAATTCTACGGCTGCGATCGCGGCTCATGCCGGGTTAGACTGCTGTGTGTTTATTCCCTCGGATCTCGAAGCGGGCAAGATCTTAGGAACGCTGATTTATGGCCCAACGGTGATGGCAGTGCAAGGCAATTACGATCAGGTGAATCGCCTCTGTTCGGAAGTGGCCAACACGCATGGCTGGGGCTTTGTCAACATCAACTTGCGTCCGTACTACTCGGAAGGTTCAAAAACCTTGGGGTATGAGGTAATTGAGCAACTAGGCTGGCAACTGCCCGATCACATTGTCGCTCCTTTGGCTTCTGGTTCTCTCTTCACCAAGATCTATAAAGGGTTTCAAGAATTTACTCAGGTTGGCTTAGTCGAAGGCAAGTCGGTACGCTTCAGTGGGGCCCAAGCCGACGGCTGCTCTCCGATTGCTCAAGCCTTCAAGGAAGGGCGCGATTTCATCAATCCAGTCAAGCCCAGCACCATTGCCAAGTCGATCGCCATTGGCAACCCCGCCGATGGAGTGTATGCCGTAGATATTGCTCGCAAGACCAACGGCAACATCGAATCAGTCACCGATCAAGAGATCATCGATGGCATCAAGCTGCTAGCCGAAACCGAAGGCATCTTTACCGAAACAGCAGGGGGCACAACAATTGCCGTCCTGAAGAAACTGGTAGAAGCGGGCAAAATTGACCCAGATGAAACCACCGTTGCCTATATCACAGGAAATGGACTCAAGACCCAAGAAGCGGTACAAGGCTATATTGGCGAACCATTGACAATCGAACCCAAACTCGACAGCTTTGAGCGGGCCCTAGAGCGCTCTCGCACCCTCGATCGATTGGAATGGCAACAAGTACTAGTTTAA